The Lactuca sativa cultivar Salinas chromosome 2, Lsat_Salinas_v11, whole genome shotgun sequence genome includes the window ctctctctatatatatatatatatatatatatatatatatatatatatatatatatatatatggtttatttttctatgtttttaaatatatatatatatatatatatatatatatatatatatatatatatatatttatgttttaaattaagtttttaattaatttaatcataaaaaattaaaaaaataaaaaaaagataatGGTGAAGTGGTGACCATTTCCTATGTGTAGTGGGTTGGTGGTGAAGTTGAAGTGGAGCAGAGGTGGCACCACTTTTTCGGTGGGTTGGTTGTGACCACTCCCCACAGCCTTAATGTGTATGTTTTTTACACACACTTTCCAAAGCAGTATGTACAAGATCATACACATTAAGTTTTTGAAAACTTATTTCAAAGTGCTATTAACAAGAATCTAAggatctgataccattgttggataataaggttttcttcttcttcataagaaaatagttaattaaaaagaaaacaaataagCATTTAAGTCAAGAACGTATATAACTAAACATTAGATCATGATTATTTCTATTaatagaaaccctaaccctaaaaagAGGTTTACGAAATGCCTTTAAGAAATGTGAATAAGATTGAGGAACTCAAAAAAGAGTCCTTTGATAGGATCATAACCCTTAACCAGCAAACAAGCAAGAACCCTAGCTTTGGAGACTTGAGAATTTTGACCACCAAGAAACATGTGTTTTGTTTTCTTGAGGTTGTTGTTGCCCAAAGATGAGGAGAGGAAAAAGGGTGGATGACTTTATGGTTTTGAATAGACCCTTGAAACCCTTATGCTTGCTCCTTTTATATAGTTGGTGGGAATATTATCATTTCTAAATTTGAATCAAGGATAAATTATCTTATTCATTAGTAATTATCCTTTAGAATTAACTATTATGTATTAGACTAATTTATATAAATCTTCTAAGCATAATTATTTAGTTTCCACCAATTAATTTCTAAATAttaattaacattttaaaaaatagTAATTAATTACAATAACTGCCAATTATTTATAGAcactcattaaataataaattaattccCTTTTAATTTATTTGTCAATGTTTTTATCTTGGGTTAAGTGGGTAACCTATATAGGCTCATGTAATTAATTTGGATACCAATATGTTGTGTATTGGCCATATCTCCAAGAATATAAGAGTCCAAAAAATAAAATGAGAAGATTACCccaataatatataaaaataaaaagaaccaTCAGTTATCCTTTATACAATAGAAATAAgaaacatgaaaaaaaatattaaagccACAACGCTCTTATCACCCTCTACGGGCGACAAACAATTGTACTTTTTTTTACGGTTCTAGTACGAGATCTTTTTTCAAGGATAGGATGAACCACAAGGATGATGTGGAAAAGAAATATTTGTAACAAAAAGATTGATGAAGTGAAGTGCATCATTTAGGAACTTATTGAAATGGGATGGTTGTGGATGAACAACTTTTAAAACATCCCCTAGAGGAACCTTCTTAATTAAACTCGTACTAAAAAAACCTACATAAATAAATATGATGTTGTTATGGATGTGTCATGTATTTAAAGATTTGTAATAATGTTGGGAATGTTTCATGATatcgaaaaagaaataaaaatatacTTACATGGTTGTATCTTGCAAACAACAAAGTTATGGGAGTCTAATAATTAGTTGGGGGTGGAGGAGAACCATAGATGTATACGGGCGAAAGAGGTGATTTTACTGGTGGAGGGGGAGATATGTAGTGGTAAGGAGGTGGTGGCGACTTAACCGGTGGTGGGGGTGATGTGTAATGGTATGGAGGTGGTGGAGATTTCACAGGTGGTGGAGGTGATGTGTAGTGGTAGGGTGGCGGTGACGACTTAACTGGTGGTGGGGGAGAGGTATAGTGGTAAGGTGGAGGTGGGGATTTAACTGGTGGTGGAGGTGATTTATAGTGGTATGGTGGTGGTGGGGACTTAACTGGTGGTGGTGGAGAGGTGTAGTGGTATGGAGGTGGTGGAGATTTCACAGGTGGTGGAGGTGATGTGTAGTGATATGGTGGTGGTGGGGACTTAACTGGTGGTGGAGGTGAAGAATAATGGTATGGTGGTGGTGGAGATTTAACTGGTGGAGGAGGCGATGTGTAGTGGTATGGTGGTGGTGGGGACTTAGTTGGTGGAGGAGGTGAGGTGTAATGGTATGGTGGTGGTGGGGTCTtaactggtggtggtggtgaagtgtAATGGTATGGAGGAGGTGGAGATTTCATGGGTGGTGGAGGTGATGTATAATGGTATGGTGGTGGTGGGGATTTaaccggtggtggtggtgatgtatagtggtatggtggtggtggtgacttaATTGGTGGTGGAGGTGAGGTGTAGTGGTATGGGGGTGGTGGAGACTTCACGGGGGGTGGGGGTGATGTGTAGTGGTATGGTGGTGGAGGGGATTTTACCGGTGGAGGAGGTGAACTGTAGTGGTACGGTGGGGGTGGTGATTtcattggtggtggtggtgatgtgtAATGGTAAGGCGGTGGAGGGGATTTTACAGGTGGGGGAGGTGAAGTGTAATGGTATGGTGGTGGTGGATATTTCACGGGTGGAGGTGGTGAAGTGTAGTGATATGGTGGGGGAGGCGATTTCACTGGTGGTGGAGGTGATGTATAGTGGTATGGAGGAGGTGGTGACTTAACAGGAGGTGGAGGCGATGTGTAATGGTATGGCGGTGGCGGAGATTTCACTGGTGGTGGAGGTGATGTGTAGTGATAAGGTGGGGGTGGTGACTTCACCGGTGGTGGAGGTGATGTGTAGTGATAAGGTGGGGGTGGTGACTTcaccggtggtggtggtgaagtgtAATGGTATGGTGGTGGTGGAGATTtcactggtggtggtggtgaagtgtAATGGTAAGGTGGGGGTGGAGATTTAACCGGTGGTGGAGGTGATTTGTAGTAGTATGGGGAAGGTGGTGATTTCTTAGGTTGTGGGGGTGATGTGTAGTGGTACTTGGGAGGAGTCTTCACTGGTGGTGGAGGGGAAGTGTAGTGGTATGGTGGTGGTGGAGATTTAACCGGTGGGGGTGGAGATGTGTAATGGTATGGGGGAGGTGGTGATTTCTTGGGTGGTGGGGGTGATCTGTAGTGGTATGGAGGAGGTGGTGATTTCTTAGGGGGTGGGGGTGAAGTGTAGTGATATATCGGAGGAGACTTAACGGGTGGAGGGGGAGACTTGTACAAGTAAGtgggtggcggtggtggtggagatTTGTAATAATATGGAGAAGGAGTGGGCTTTGGTTTTGGCTTTGGCTTCTCACAAAGCGTAGAAGGAGTCTTAGGAGCATATGCAAATGGTTCGGCCTCAAGGACAACCTCATAAGCATTTTTGGATTTGACCTTTAGCACGGCACCCTTCAAACCACCATGAAGATTTGTTGGAATATTACATTTGGTTCCTTTTGGTGCCATATGAAGCTTAGCGGTACAAGCTTTTGCTCCTCCATACTTGGAATAGTCTAAACCGTCAACCGTAATTGCATATTTTCCATTGATCTTAGTCTTTCCATATGCAAAAATTTCTTTCTGGCCAATAGCCTTGCAAGTAATTTCGACAACAGCACCTTTTTCAACACAAATAAAAAAAAGTCAACTTCATGTATATTTTTTGGTCCACCTTTTGTAATATACCGGTTACTACAAAATTAAAACATGTTATGCTATGCATGATATGATTTCGGGTATAAAtacttaaattaaataaatattattaactctTATACAAAATAATCATAAATATATAACTTATAATGTAGCCTTTCATACAATGAATATGTTGAAACCTTAGCATGgtatctttatttatttatttatttttttgaagtattataatttatatggtaATGGGATAATAAGTAAtcaatatatgattatatgtctTAACAAGTTAACTCAAAATTGAAATTTTAgaaaattaaagtttcattttctCGGAAATATacatatctttcattttgatgtttttttttttttttatatattttaaaatgcaAGATAGTAAACGAATAAAACCAAAAGATAAGATACATATTTTCTGAACATTAATTGTCTATACGTTTAAGTGTATCGTTAGGTAAAAGAGATGTGGAAAACCAGAAACATAGAACATGGGTCAACCATCAAAGAACATGCATACACATCAAGTCATATATATAAAACAGTTAAGGTAGTGCGAGAAACTAAAGTTTATACCTTTGAGGTGATGCTTGGCGTGTGATTGGATTGGGTATTTCCAGTCATAGCAGCTGTAGCAGTAAACTTTGCCCACGACCTTTACGATGAGTTTCCTGTGGTGAGGGTAAGGTACGGGGTAGTAGGATTTTGGTGGTGGTGGAGAACTATAGTAATAGTGTGGGGGAGACTTTGTTGGTGGCGGTGGGGATTTGTAGTAGTAAGGTGGTGGTGGAGAATGCACCGGTGGAGGTGGAGACTTGTAGTagtatggtggtggtggtgacttaACTGGCGGTGGTGGAGACTTGTACAAATATGGTGGTGGTGGAGAATGCACCGGTGGTGGTGGAGACTTGTATaaatatggtggtggtggtgaatgcACCGGTGGAGGTGGAGACTTGTACAAATATGGTGGTGGTGGAGAATGCACCGGTGGTGGTGGAGACTTGTATAAATATGGCGGTGGTGGTGAATGCACCGGTGGTGGTGGGGACTTGTAAagatatggtggtggtggtgaatgcACCGGTGGTGGTGGGGACTTGTAAAGATATGACGGTGGTGGTGAATGcacaggtggtggtggagactTATACatatatggtggtggtggtgaagaatAGATATAAGGATCAGCCGAGACGGCTATAAGGTTCGCAACACCAAAGACGGTTAATGCGATGACTATAGGCCATAAAGGGACCCTGAACGGGACACCGGTGGTAACTCTCATGGTTCACCGGTAGTTAGAGAGGATGGGGTTGAGGGAGAGAGGTTATGCTTTTGGATGTAAAGCTGAGAGGTATAAATAGCAACTAACACCAAAAGAATATGTCAGTAATTTGtatattaaaacacttgtcaacGCTTCCAAGGCCACTAGGCCACATTCATCTTTTTTTAGACGCTCGTTCTCAAGAGTTACTCGGACAATTATTTGGGTtgacattaaatttattttatctCAAGCTTAGCTTTGAACTATTCAATAAACGAGCTTTATATATTTGACTTATTTTCGTTTCAGTATGGAGTCActgcgaatcagagtatacaCACCCTCATGTAGCTACTGTTGGTTACCTGGAGTCAAATGATAGACCATGATTCGATTTTACATTGTCGTAAAAATACTCAATATTTAAGGCATTTAAGGATTGAGACTACCGTGAAGGTTTGACCTTCATAAAGATAAAAATACCAAGAAATTTGAAGGGTATGGTTTCTGTGTCTATATTAAGTAATTATCATAATTCTTTTGTCTGTTTGGGTTTGTACTGGTGCATTTATTTATAAATTGAACTTTATTAAGTGCATATAGTTTAAATTGAAAAGGCATTGTTTGTATTTATCAACATAAACTTACAAACTCGATTGCTAACATTCTTACTGTTTACTGTAATGTTTCTATTGAATCTTACAATCAGATATGAAAGATAATGATAAAACCAACTTTAAAGCAAAcaattgattaatgaataaatAAAGTACCAGTTGCTTATTTCTCTTAGCTACTGAATAGTAGACCAAGGATAGAGCTATCCTGGGACTCTTTTCTAATTTTAACGAGGTTTCTTTTATAATTTAGTACTTTACCCTTCTGTAATATATCATATGTTAAAAAAGTTCCAAAATGTATATGATACATTTTATCACGTGGTAAAACTCCAAAACAAAAACCgtataaaacatataaattagAAAAGTAGGAAATAAATAACGTTGTTTCACATgtcaaatatatatttataatattatcttTCACATATATTTggatgctaattaaacataagaAAACTTTAAGCTGTAAAAGTTGTGATGTACTACTGATAATACATCCTTACGGAGACTCCCATTTTTACTTACTTTCCTAACACATACAAAAAGTGATACTAATTATTTTAActgaatttattttttaaaaccatGTGTCATGCTCCTGGTGTGTGGTGACACTTGAATGAATTTTCTTAATCATCTTTTTCTCAGTAAACCCAATTGGAGAGCATTAGTGCGATTGATACGATCAAACTAGGTGCAAGACTTGCACTCTTCGAGTGAGTGCCCGCTCCGGTAGAAGAGAAGGAAGAAACTATGAAATTACGGATAATacgtgaagaaggagaagaagttgTAATTGTATTACTTATCGATACAAAGAAAATACAAGGGTATTTATGGTACATATTCAGCTAACTATTGAGAGATAATAGGAATTATACAACAGAATTTGACTATGAAAAATACATGTgataaatatgataaaataagttGATGTATATCGgattatatctcgatatgcccccgCAAGATGGACGATCCAGAGAGAAGACCAAACTTGGATATTAGATAATGAAAGCGTGGTCTTAGTAGGGCCGGGTTTGGTAAAAGCATCTGCCACACGGAGAGTGCCTTGTTCACCGAGTGAAAAACTGGGTTTGCTGTATATGAAGTTGCACTTAAGTTATCACAATAGATGGTAGGGATGATTTCCGATGAGTAACCAAGTTCTAATAGATGGTAGGGATGATTTCCGATGAGTAACCAAGTTCACTAAGTAAAGATGTAAGCCATTAAACTTTTGTGTCGTAGAAACAACTCTAAATTCAACTTCAGTAGAGCTTCTTGCAAGGGTACTTTGGTACTTTTGAGCTCCATCAGATAGGATAAGAGCCAAGATAGGTTATGTAACCGATGCTACTTCTTTAATTATCTTTGTCTCCAACCCAGTCCGCATCAGAGAATGTATGGAGTGTTAGTGGTGAGTTACGATGCAATACTATTCCGTGATATAGAGTGCCATGTAAGTATCATAATAAGTTTTTGATAGCTATCCAATGGAGAAAAGTTTGTCCATGCTAAAATTGTGTAAAGCGATTCATAGTCAATGAGATATCGGTTCTGGTTAAGGACAAGTATTGCAGTGCTCCAACTAGTGTACGATATTCAGTTGGAGAAGGGTGAAGTGAGCCACCTTTTAACGTGAGAGTTGTAGAAGCCGTTATTGGAGTGGAAATTGGTTTGCAATCACTCATATTGGATTTTGTGAGAATATCAAGGATATATTTACGTTGAGAAAAGAGAACACCATGAGAGTGAGGAATTACTTCAACACCTAAGAAGTATGAGAGAGTACCAAGATCCTTTAAAGAGAATTTGTTGTAAAGATGATTAACAAAATTTGAGAGATGAGTGGGAGATGACATGTCACAGTTATGTCATCCACGTAAACGAGGACAAGAAGAAGTGATGATTCAGTTTTGAGAATGAAGAGTGAGGGATCAAATATGGTGGGTTTGAAAGCAAGAGAAGTGAGATATGATTTTAGTTCAACATACCAGGCACGAGAAGTTTGGTGTAACTTCTAGATGGCTTTATTGAGTTTGCAAACATGGGTTGGAAGTTTAGATTTgacgaaaccaggaggttgcgtCATGTATACATTTTCATGAAGGTGGCCTTGCAAAAAAATGTTATTGATGTCCAGTTGTCTAAGAGGCCAATTTTGAGAGATGGCTAAGGAAAGAACAAGACGTAGAGTTTTAGGTTTAAGGACTAGACTAAAGGTCTCTCTGTAATCGATTCGTGGACGTTGATGAAAACCATTAGCAACAAGACGGGCTTTTAATCTATTAACGGAGCCATCTAGTTTGTATTTAGTTCGGTAAATCCAATTACAACCAATTAGATTTTGGGCTTGAGATGGTGGTATAAGTGACcatgtttgattttttttgaagTGCATTATACTCTTCTTGCATGGTAGAACGGCATGAAGGATTTTTGAGTGCTTGTGAAATAGTGTTTGGTTCGGTGGGATATGGAGGTTCAGATGTGTATAGTTGAAAATCAGAGTTGGAGTATTTTGGGTTAGGTTTGGGATTGGGCAGAGTAGTCATTTTAGAATGGGGAGGAGTATCTTCGATGTTGAGAGGGGGAGGAGGAGGTTGGATAGGTGAAGGAGCAAGAGGAGATGGTGGGGATACAGGGGAGGTTATGGCAAAGTATGTTGGTTGGGGCAGGACCAGAGGTAATATAAATTGAGAAAGAAAGCCACTGATTTTGATCAATTGCATTAGGAGGTGGGTGGTTGTTGCTGAGTTTTGAAAATGGAAACTCGTCTTCAACAAAAATGGCATGGCAGGCAATGTAGAGTATATAAGATTTTGGATCATATGTATAATAGGCACTTTGAGTTGGTGAGTATCCAACAAAGACACAGGGAGTAGATCTAGGATGAAGTTTATGTAAGAAGTAGGGTCTTAGCTAGGGATAGCATAAGCATCCAAAAAATTTTAGCTTTACATACTTTGGTTCTTTTGGAATAGGCATTAGAAAAGAGACAAGTAGTGGAGAGTGGATGTTGGTAAGCGATTGATCAGATAGGCAGCAGTAGTGAAAGCAAAAGGCCAAAATGTAATAGGGATGCTAGCATGACAGATGAGTGCTAGTCCAGTTTTGACAATGTGTCTATGTCTTCTGTCGACACATCCATCATGCTTAGGTGTATGTGTTGGTGATTTGAAGCAGGTGATACCAAATGCAGAAAGATGATCTCGCATCTTTATGTATTCTCCACCATTATCAGAAAAAGTTGCTTGATTTTGGTGTTAAAAAAATTTTCTACCAGTAATTGGAAACGAATAAATATCACTAGTGAATCAGATTTCCTATTCATGGGAAACAAccatatatatttgataaaatgaTCAACAAAGATA containing:
- the LOC111888190 gene encoding extensin-2-like, with the translated sequence MRVTTGVPFRVPLWPIVIALTVFGVANLIAVSADPYIYSSPPPPYMYKSPPPPVHSPPPSYLYKSPPPPVHSPPPPYLYKSPPPPVHSPPPPYLYKSPPPPVHSPPPPYLYKSPPPPVHSPPPPYLYKSPPPPVHSPPPPYLYKSPPPPVKSPPPPYYYKSPPPPVHSPPPPYYYKSPPPPTKSPPHYYYSSPPPPKSYYPVPYPHHRKLIVKVVGKVYCYSCYDWKYPIQSHAKHHLKGAVVEITCKAIGQKEIFAYGKTKINGKYAITVDGLDYSKYGGAKACTAKLHMAPKGTKCNIPTNLHGGLKGAVLKVKSKNAYEVVLEAEPFAYAPKTPSTLCEKPKPKPKPTPSPYYYKSPPPPPPTYLYKSPPPPVKSPPIYHYTSPPPPKKSPPPPYHYRSPPPPKKSPPPPYHYTSPPPPVKSPPPPYHYTSPPPPVKTPPKYHYTSPPQPKKSPPSPYYYKSPPPPVKSPPPPYHYTSPPPPVKSPPPPYHYTSPPPPVKSPPPPYHYTSPPPPVKSPPPPYHYTSPPPPVKSPPPPYHYTSPPPPVKSPPPPYHYTSPPPPVKSPPPPYHYTSPPPPVKYPPPPYHYTSPPPPVKSPPPPYHYTSPPPPMKSPPPPYHYSSPPPPVKSPPPPYHYTSPPPPVKSPPPPYHYTSPPPPIKSPPPPYHYTSPPPPVKSPPPPYHYTSPPPPMKSPPPPYHYTSPPPPVKTPPPPYHYTSPPPPTKSPPPPYHYTSPPPPVKSPPPPYHYSSPPPPVKSPPPPYHYTSPPPPVKSPPPPYHYTSPPPPVKSPPPPYHYKSPPPPVKSPPPPYHYTSPPPPVKSSPPPYHYTSPPPPVKSPPPPYHYTSPPPPVKSPPPPYHYISPPPPVKSPLSPVYIYGSPPPPTNY